CTGTCATAATAGGCTAATGCAATTGGAATGGTTTAGTTGCTGAATTAATCCACTGTACATTTGTTGTAGGTGTTGCTCTGGTGATGTCAGTCAGAatggctcctcctcttcctctgatCTTTCTGCTCATGATTCAGGGTGAGTCACTGATGTTACAATATCACTTCCAAAAAACTGAGAAGATTTTGCATTTATTGATCAACAAAGCCCATTGTGTTTCCAGTAACAGGTTTCATtgtttgattaattattattccATTTCTGCATGTTGTTCAGTTCAGTTTTCACAGTCTTAACTCTTTAAAAAACAGTTGCAAACCATCAAAGAGAGCTCTCTTCACACTTTAGACACCTCATTCTCTGAATTACTTCTTGTTGGGAATTTTGTGTCTCAGTGGTTTATAGTGCTGAATGGGGTGTGAGTTACAGCTCTTCATACATCTGTGCACTAAAGGGGTCATCAGTGATAATGTCCTGCACTTATAAACACCCTCCTGGATATAAGATCAAGAAAGTGTTCTGGACCAAAACTCTTGTATTGAACCATGTGGAGCCTCCAAATCTGTTTAATGAGCCTGAATACAGTCAGAGGATTCAGTATCTGGGAGATAAACAGCAGAACTGCACCATCAGACTGAATGATGTGACACAGAAGGATTCACACGAGTACTATTTCAGATTCACAACTAATAAACCTGATGGAAGATGGATTGGTGCTCCTGGAGTGACTCTTAATATCACAGGTACAATTTTCACAATTCAgtcttgattgtttttatttgggtTTATGATCTCCATTTAAGATCAATTATATTCTGGGAAAGAAATCTTCATCCACAATATATCCAGATGTCAAGTGTTGTTGTTGTCAGATCTTCATGTGGAGTCTCCTGAGAGCGTGACAGAGGGAGATACAGTCAGTCTGACATGTAAAAGCACCTGTAATCTGACTGACAGAACAACATTCATCTGGTGGAAAAACACACAGTCATTAACTGAGAGAAACAATAAACTCCTCCTGCAGTCAGTCAGAAGAGAGGATGCAGGCAGATATAGCTGTGCTGTACACGGACACAAACTCACATCACCTCATGTTGATCTCAATGTTAAATGTAAGTATAGAGTCATTTATGCCTTGAGAGTTTACTAGCTGTGATTGATCTTGTTGTCACTGATACACTGAACATAATCTACCATTAGATTCCCCAAAGGAGACGTTTGTTGTGGTGAGTCCATCTGGTGAAATAGTTTTGGGTGATTCAGTGACTCTGACCTGCAGCAGTGATTCAAACCCACCTGTTCTGAACTACACCTGGTTTAAGGAGAATGAAAGTTCATCTGTTGGATCGGGACAGAGTTACAGTGCACTACAgagtggccaaggaacaagctatggcgtatcggagaactggcgaataagtgtttttttcatctctctcctctctctctctctctcactgccgctccgcgttggctttttccctctcgtttaaattttgagagggaaaattttgttttttgggggtactacactgttacaggaagtacccccccattttaattatttctgtttccctccccttgtcccctcccacatccaggtagacggggatgacctgccggcagacggggtgaaagtcacgcccctccccagggaaagagggcagggttgggggtggggggtacgtcatgccggtggctccccggcctgagagaacgagggaggaaagtgacagggcggagggcggggccgggtcatgattatacacatccggtcccttatcaggctaattaagcctccaagagggataaaggccgactgcggacggtggtgcgacgagagagagattgtttacggccagctgaccatcatgtgtgtgtttgtgtcttttgttcaagtttctcattaaaatattatttatattgccaagccggttctcgcctcctccttgcccatctatatTGCTttagtcgcctacagcttgctcactggggttattaataaaatttttatttaattatttttaaatacgattaagaatcgtattttatatAAATTGCAAAATGATTATTCatcaactttatagacattacagttttatcgtctgttaatgctgatcttctgtaaagctgctttgaaacgatgtgtgttgtgaaaggcgctatacaaataaaattgacttgacatttaTAAACTAGATTTGGGAGGAGCAAGGCCATTTAATTCAACCAATCACATAACCAAAGTAAACGTATATAAACACCTCTACATGGCGTTTCCCCTTTCTCCTCCTATTTATGTAATAATTACTAATCTTAGTCCCTATGGAACCTAACTCTCCTGATAgcagtggcagtggtggctcagtggttgaggctcagggttactgaccagaaggttgggggttcaagccccagcaccaccaaaatgccactgttgggcccttgagcaaggcccttaactccaggttgctccggggggattgtccctgtaataagcaatgtaagtcgttttggataaaagcgtctgccaaatgcataaatgtaaatgtaaataaacaatgatgcagcgctgtctcctagcaacccaactgataaacaatgatgcagcgctgtctcctagcaacccaactgataaacaatgctgcagcgttatgtctcctagcaacccaactgataaacaatgatgcagcgctatgtctcctagcaacccaattgataaacaatgctgcagtgctagcatttgtgcttcaggtgtacaattatcaaaagagatttaaTGTTTTATTCAAGTTAAACAAGCTTTTAAACAAGATATTAAAACaggctttaatatcatgtaatgtggaaacaaactcactTATCAATATTActgaataaagtgaatgtttatcacttagtatgtatatctccctgagtgtccacatgtttgtgtgacatcatgcccctacagttgagaatttctgcacgagtctacaagttgtaattctgtttagagatgcatttcattgcacttttcctagtagtcaatctgattggctgatgaatctgaccaTCTAACTTTAGTtgttcattcatttgcactgttgagggattctgtggagattctgaaggcctgattcatgcgctgcttcgggcatgtgatATGAGAAACAGTCGTAACTGACtggttacaattttgtttttctctatttgtttgtagattaattaagagtggaaagcgattaaaataCATTGGCAAAAAGGATGTGgccatgttaggccagcagaaaaggctttgctggccctgagaatgtATCACTGTGTTTCATGGCTGTCACAAAAAATGGCCTCTGGCTGTTTAATTATAAGAATAATAAGAGATGAGTCCTTTGATATGTCAAGTGTTTGGGGTCTTTAACAGCATATGATCTACAAGAACACGTTATTACTGCTCACTGTTATATAACATAATCATTAATAAGGTGTTTGTTTTCACGGAGAATCAGGCGGGTGAAAAAGAGAAATGATACAGACACAGTCGACACTCAGGTGAGATGATTCTCTCATTTTTAATATGTACAATATgtttcatatttcttatgttgttgtttgttgtttctCAGAATGTAAAAAACACTTTTCTCATCAGTAagcagtgcatgtgtgtgtgtacatttcatTAAGCCACAATCTGTCATGTTGCATGAATTTTGAAGTGCTTATGGTTACCAGTGATGTAAAGATCAGATTGA
This genomic window from Xyrauchen texanus isolate HMW12.3.18 chromosome 11, RBS_HiC_50CHRs, whole genome shotgun sequence contains:
- the LOC127652006 gene encoding B-cell receptor CD22-like; translated protein: MVKGVALVMSVRMAPPLPLIFLLMIQVVYSAEWGVSYSSSYICALKGSSVIMSCTYKHPPGYKIKKVFWTKTLVLNHVEPPNLFNEPEYSQRIQYLGDKQQNCTIRLNDVTQKDSHEYYFRFTTNKPDGRWIGAPGVTLNITDLHVESPESVTEGDTVSLTCKSTCNLTDRTTFIWWKNTQSLTERNNKLLLQSVRREDAGRYSCAVHGHKLTSPHVDLNVKYSPKETFVVVSPSGEIVLGDSVTLTCSSDSNPPVLNYTWFKENESSSVGSGQSYSALQSGQGTSYGLQEKSLKCSAYTTPNFKTESINHNGSETENPNAAANLDIGRVAICFE